aaatgGAATTAGAGTAGTCCTAATATTAGAATTTGGCCAACATTATCCTATGGCGGCCAAAATCTGATTTCGTTGCATGAACAACATGGCTGAGTATGAAGGATGCATCATGGGTCCAAAGATAGCTATCGATAAGGATATTCAAGAGTTGCTGGTAATCAGAGATTCAGATTTACCGATTCATCAGATTCAAGGGGAATGGACCGTGAAGAATTCGAAGATTGCACCGTACATGAAGTTAGTGCAAATGTTGTGTAAAAGGTTCCGCAAGATCGAGTTTAGGTATACCCCAAGGTCATAGAATGAATTTGCTGACGCTCTTGCTACTATTAACTCAATGATCAAACATTCGAATATAAGTTACATTGACCCTGTGGAGATATATTTGAAAGAACTACTCGCTCACTGTTCACATGTTGAAGCAGAACCAGATAGGATACCTTGGTATTTTGACATAAAAAAGTATCTAGAAACCAGAACTTATCAAGATAATGCGACTTTCAATCAGAAGAAAGCAATACGTCGAATGGCTAataatttctttccaagtggagAAACCCTTTATAGGAGAACTCCAGATATGGGACTTCTCAGATATATTGATGCCGTTGAAACTATGAAGCTTCTCAAACAGATTCATGCAGGAGTTTATGGAACTCATATGAATGGGCTTACCTTAGCGAAGAAGATCTTTCGATCCGGCTATTTTTAGATGACTATGGAGCGTGATTATTGTAAGTATGTGCAAAAAAGTCATCAATGTCAAGTGCACGGTGATTTGATTCGAGTACCTCCTCACGAACTCAATGCTATGAGTTCTCCTTGGCTATTTGTGGATTGGGGTATGACACCCCGGAATTGTTTTTTGCAAagactcaaacatttcttcacgtgtgggtaggcttggaccggaggacttgtaattctacacatgagttgggattaattcctaagtatttgaagtgtgttatatgtgtttaggggtcataagggatctctaacaccaagtcgagtccaaagaactccaatcgattaagttttcggacgagttagtataagggtaaACTTCAAAAGAatatatctcctaggatataaagaactgggtggaccacgacctaccaaattaaaggtctttgagtcttctttccaacgccactaagattgcaatttttg
This DNA window, taken from Solanum dulcamara chromosome 3, daSolDulc1.2, whole genome shotgun sequence, encodes the following:
- the LOC129883433 gene encoding uncharacterized protein LOC129883433, with protein sequence MAEYEGCIMGPKIAIDKDIQELLVIRDSDLPIHQIQGEWTVKNSKIAPYMKLVQMLCKRFRKIEFSYIDPVEIYLKELLAHCSHVEAEPDRIPWYFDIKKYLETRTYQDNATFNQKKAIRRMANNFFPSGETLYRRTPDMGLLRYIDAVETMKLLKQIHAGVYGTHMNGLTLAKKIFRSGYF